A part of Nostoc sp. HK-01 genomic DNA contains:
- a CDS encoding D-alanine--D-alanine ligase domain-containing protein: MPLLRILHLVGSAQDDFYCDLSRLYAQDCLAATAERSLYDFQIAYITPDGIWRFPHSLSPEDIVIAKPMPLSDAIQFIAAQNIDLVLPQMFCIPGMTHYRALFDLLKIPYIGNTPDIMAIAAHKAKAKAIVAAAGVKVPRGELLRQGDLPTILPPAIVKPASSDNSLGVVLVKNITEYDAALQKAFEYDSEVIVEEFIQLGREVRCGLIVKDGKLVGLPLEEYSVDPQEKPIRNYADKLKQTDDGNLGFAAKDNIKSWIVDPNDPITQKVQQVAKKCHQALGCRHYSLFDFRIDPQGQPWFLEAGLYCSFAPKSVISTMAKAAGISLNELLKIAVNETLANKMSCLSR, encoded by the coding sequence ATGCCATTACTTCGTATCCTTCATTTAGTTGGATCTGCACAAGACGATTTTTACTGTGATTTATCACGCCTTTATGCTCAAGACTGTCTAGCAGCAACAGCAGAGCGATCGCTCTATGACTTTCAGATTGCGTACATTACACCCGATGGCATCTGGCGATTTCCTCATTCCCTCAGTCCAGAAGATATTGTGATCGCAAAACCGATGCCGTTGTCTGATGCCATACAATTTATAGCAGCGCAAAACATTGACCTTGTGTTACCACAAATGTTTTGTATTCCGGGAATGACGCACTACCGAGCTTTATTCGACCTGCTAAAAATTCCTTACATCGGCAATACTCCAGATATTATGGCGATCGCTGCTCATAAAGCCAAAGCCAAAGCAATTGTCGCAGCAGCAGGAGTCAAAGTACCTCGCGGAGAACTACTCCGCCAAGGAGACTTGCCGACAATTTTACCTCCAGCAATCGTCAAACCCGCAAGTTCTGACAACTCTTTAGGGGTAGTCTTAGTTAAAAATATTACTGAATATGATGCTGCCTTGCAAAAAGCATTTGAATATGATTCAGAAGTCATTGTAGAAGAATTCATTCAACTCGGTCGAGAAGTCAGATGCGGCCTCATCGTCAAAGACGGTAAACTAGTAGGTTTACCCTTGGAAGAGTATTCGGTAGACCCTCAAGAAAAACCTATCCGCAACTATGCTGATAAACTCAAACAAACAGATGATGGCAACTTGGGCTTCGCCGCTAAAGATAATATTAAGTCTTGGATTGTAGACCCTAACGACCCAATCACCCAAAAAGTTCAGCAAGTGGCTAAGAAGTGTCATCAGGCTTTGGGTTGTCGTCATTATAGTTTATTTGATTTCCGGATTGACCCACAGGGACAACCTTGGTTTCTTGAAGCCGGGTTGTATTGTTCTTTTGCGCCAAAAAGTGTGATTTCTACTATGGCGAAAGCAGCAGGAATCTCTCTGAATGAGTTATTAAAGATAGCAGTTAATGAAACATTGGCTAATAAAATGTCATGCTTATCAAGATAA